Proteins from a genomic interval of Pseudoalteromonas sp. MEBiC 03607:
- a CDS encoding DUF423 domain-containing protein → MIKLYLMTGSIFCMFSVILGAFAAHGLKSRVSEYAIGIFKTAAEYQMVHGLALIAIAILIKWGMNLTWAGGFFIAGTVLFSGSLYLLALTGMKWLGPITPIGGVCFIIGWAILLVQAARYKF, encoded by the coding sequence ATGATCAAACTGTATTTAATGACAGGCAGTATATTTTGTATGTTCTCTGTAATACTAGGCGCATTTGCTGCCCATGGTTTAAAAAGTCGCGTATCAGAATACGCAATTGGTATTTTTAAAACCGCTGCCGAATATCAAATGGTGCATGGTCTTGCGCTTATAGCGATTGCTATCTTAATCAAGTGGGGAATGAACCTGACTTGGGCTGGTGGTTTTTTTATTGCAGGTACTGTGTTATTTAGCGGTAGTTTGTATTTACTCGCATTAACGGGCATGAAATGGCTTGGGCCTATCACCCCAATTGGCGGCGTTTGTTTTATTATTGGTTGGGCTATTTTGTTAGTTCAAGCCGCACGATATAAGTTTTAA
- the rlmM gene encoding 23S rRNA (cytidine(2498)-2'-O)-methyltransferase RlmM, protein MSSVVIYCRSGFENDAAAEITFQAAEQGFAGYVKTKPNTGIVVYECFDASHGDEIIKKVDFKNMVFARQWFTGTLVDNMPLEDRVSAIADATVDFPECGDLRVETPDTNEGKELSKFCKKISTPLKKSLEKRAKVTRELAQKKPVMHVLFLANNSAYVGYSYTFNNSPFFMGIPRLRMPSDAPSRSTLKLDEAFNVFIPPHEAEERMQPGMRGVDLGACPGGWTYQLVRRGMFVSAIDNGPMNDDLMETGQVKHFRVDGFKYRPEKRNIDWLVCDMVEKPAKVTNLMIDWAVNAYARELIFNLKLPMKKRFDSVYECLKMIKEELEKYGVSYELQAKHLYHDREEVTVHLNVTKVPQSLYS, encoded by the coding sequence ATGTCGAGTGTAGTTATTTATTGCCGAAGTGGTTTTGAAAATGATGCCGCTGCTGAAATTACTTTTCAGGCTGCCGAGCAAGGTTTTGCGGGGTACGTAAAAACAAAACCAAATACAGGAATTGTTGTGTACGAATGTTTTGATGCAAGCCACGGCGATGAGATCATAAAAAAAGTAGATTTTAAAAACATGGTATTTGCCCGCCAGTGGTTTACAGGCACGTTAGTGGATAATATGCCACTTGAAGACCGCGTTAGTGCCATTGCTGATGCAACCGTTGACTTTCCTGAGTGTGGTGACTTACGTGTAGAAACACCCGACACCAACGAGGGTAAAGAGCTTTCTAAGTTCTGCAAAAAGATTTCGACACCACTTAAAAAGTCGCTTGAAAAACGTGCAAAGGTTACACGTGAACTTGCCCAGAAAAAACCAGTCATGCATGTGTTATTTTTAGCTAATAACAGCGCTTATGTGGGGTATTCGTATACATTTAATAATTCGCCATTCTTTATGGGTATTCCGCGATTACGCATGCCAAGTGATGCACCGAGCCGCTCTACACTTAAATTAGATGAAGCATTTAATGTATTCATTCCACCTCATGAAGCTGAAGAGCGCATGCAACCAGGCATGCGTGGTGTTGACCTAGGTGCGTGCCCAGGAGGTTGGACTTATCAGTTAGTACGCCGTGGAATGTTTGTTAGCGCTATCGATAATGGTCCAATGAATGATGATTTAATGGAAACAGGGCAGGTTAAACACTTTAGAGTCGATGGTTTTAAATATCGCCCTGAAAAGCGCAATATCGACTGGTTAGTGTGCGACATGGTAGAAAAGCCAGCTAAAGTAACGAATCTTATGATTGACTGGGCAGTAAATGCTTATGCCCGCGAGCTGATTTTCAACTTAAAGCTGCCGATGAAGAAGCGTTTTGACAGTGTCTATGAATGCTTAAAAATGATTAAAGAAGAGCTTGAAAAGTACGGTGTAAGTTACGAGTTACAAGCAA